A region from the Kribbella shirazensis genome encodes:
- a CDS encoding family 43 glycosylhydrolase: MALALTVTGVAAPGAPGATAASASTGSSSFGLADPSTVQAIDGTYVTYGTTVGSGAGPRCGAQSGVTLYVPFLNHGSGDTVGMSDCVAGDALPSGPGSWAVDNGAIWAPGVTQFNGKYYMYYTATKAGTGQKCIGLATSGGAKSPFTNKGIWACPGGGRWAIDANPFVANGKLYVAYRDDAITSHPETGISIVQVGSDGFALWNTRRDALKSTDLVWDTINDSGTTHVIENPSIFVGGSGHYYLLFSGNNWNSARYSTGIADCGPNPIPSTRCTLLKDGANQPYFGYTGSGGLGPYRGLPGNHTGPGAMAAFYTEGNRRCVVWAWYDTATGKRHPIIGELKLDSSGFYVE; the protein is encoded by the coding sequence TTGGCACTCGCGCTGACTGTCACCGGAGTGGCCGCGCCGGGAGCACCCGGGGCCACCGCAGCGTCGGCGTCCACCGGCTCATCGTCGTTCGGCCTGGCCGACCCGAGCACCGTGCAGGCCATCGACGGGACCTATGTCACCTATGGCACGACCGTCGGCTCCGGTGCCGGCCCCCGCTGCGGCGCCCAGAGCGGCGTGACCTTGTACGTGCCCTTCCTCAACCACGGATCGGGCGACACGGTCGGTATGTCGGACTGCGTCGCCGGCGACGCGCTCCCCTCCGGCCCGGGTTCGTGGGCGGTGGACAACGGCGCCATCTGGGCGCCCGGTGTGACACAGTTCAACGGCAAGTACTACATGTACTACACGGCGACAAAGGCCGGCACCGGCCAGAAATGCATCGGGCTGGCCACGTCCGGCGGGGCCAAGAGTCCCTTTACCAATAAGGGCATCTGGGCGTGTCCCGGCGGCGGCCGGTGGGCCATCGACGCGAACCCGTTCGTTGCCAACGGCAAGCTCTACGTCGCCTATCGCGACGACGCGATCACCTCTCACCCGGAGACCGGCATCTCCATCGTCCAAGTCGGCTCCGACGGCTTCGCCCTCTGGAACACCCGTCGCGACGCGTTGAAGAGCACCGATCTGGTCTGGGACACCATCAACGACTCCGGCACCACCCATGTCATCGAGAATCCGTCGATCTTCGTCGGCGGATCCGGGCACTACTATCTGCTGTTCTCCGGCAACAACTGGAACAGTGCCAGGTATTCGACCGGCATCGCCGACTGCGGGCCCAATCCGATCCCGTCCACCCGTTGCACCCTCTTGAAAGACGGCGCCAACCAGCCCTACTTCGGTTACACAGGCAGCGGAGGGCTCGGGCCGTACCGAGGGCTGCCCGGCAACCACACCGGCCCCGGCGCCATGGCCGCCTTCTACACCGAAGGCAACCGCCGGTGCGTCGTCTGGGCCTGGTACGACACCGCGACCGGCAAGCGCCACCCGATCATCGGCGAACTGAAACTCGACTCCAGCGGCTTCTACGTCGAATGA